TTTTATGAGCATTGGAATGGGCTTTGCGACTGCAGGCTTTGCCTTTGTGAGCCAATATATTGGGGCTAAGGATTACGAGAAGGCTAATAGAGCTGCTGGGGCGCTGTATTCCTTGATGATGTTCTTTGCTATATTTGTGGCCATTTTTGGACTTTTGATCGCACCTTTCGCCCTTAAGTTCATGAAGGTCACGCCTGAGGTTTATCCTTTTGCTTTGAACTATATTAGAGTGATTTTCATAGGTATACCTTTCTCCTTTACTTTGTTTGCATTTAACTTCCTTCTCAGGGCAGTTGGGGATACAAAAACTCCTGTGAAAATCAACATGTTCACTGTTTTCCTTAACATTATTTTAGATCCCCTCTTGATTTTTGGTTGGTTGGGGTTTCCGAGGCTTGGAGTTATAGGGGCTGCAGTGGCAACAATGTTTTCAAATAGTGTTGGTTCTTTGATTGGAGGATATCTACTGTTTAAGGGGAGAGTGGGAATTCATCTTACCTTGGAGAACCTCAAGCCAGAGTGGGATTTCTATGCCAGGATTTTCAGAGTGGGACTGCCTTCAAGTGTGGGCTTTTCTACGGATGCCTTTGGCTTTGTTGTGCTTACGAGGATAATCTACATCTATGGAACCGTCGCCTTCGCTACCTATACCATAGGAAACCGTCTTACAAATTTTATGTTCGCTATAGCTAACGGAATAAGCCAAGCAATGGGAACCATGGTGGGCCAGAACGTTGGTGCCGAGAAATATGAGAGGGCAAAGAAAATAGCAGAGAGAGCCATGCTGACCAATTTAATTGTCTTAACTGTTGGAACTGCTATAGTGGTAGCGTTCAGAGCCCAAATATTTGGATTTTTCGTGAAGGATGAAAGAGTTTTAGCGGAAAGTGCTAAGTTTGTTAGGTATTTTGCATTTTCCTTGCCGTTTTTTGGTATTTTTTCCGCTGTAAGCAACGTATTTCAGAGCTCTGGACATACCAAAAAGAGCATGATACTTGGCATGGTAAGGTTGTGGGTACTTAGAATCCCCCTTGCATACAGCCTCGGAAAGTTTATGGCAGATACAACTGGAGTATGGCTTGGAATGGGTTTAAGTAACTTTCTGGCGGCATTAATTGGCTTTGCTTGGTTCCTTAAGGGTAGCTGGATGAAGAGGATAATAGACCATTAATATTATATATTAACGCTTCGACAGGTATTTTACCATGGCTAGGATAGAAGAGATGAGAACGGAAATTCTGGAAGGGAATATCGAGAAAACTCTCTTCAAGTTATCTTGGCCTTTAATCCTTAATAACCTTGTTCATGTCCTCTACAATATAACCGATACTTTCTGGCTTGGAAAAATTGGAAGAGAAGCTCTTTCTGCTCCAGGTGTTTCTTGGCCGTTAATTGGAACTCTCATGAACCTCGGCCAGGGATTTGCCGTTGCTGGTTTTGCTTTTGTTGGTCAGTACATAGGGGCAAAGTTGTATGATAAGGCCAATAGGGCTGCTGGGGCATTATATTCTTTGGTTCTATTTTTTGCATCTTTAACAGCGTTTATAGGGTTTTTTATAACCCCCAAAGCCTTGGAATTTATGAAGGTTACTCCAAATGTTTATCCCTATGCCCTTACATACGTTAGAATAGTTTTCTTGGGACTTCCTTTTTCTTTTATGGGCTTTGCGTTTAGTGCCCTGATGAGAGCCACTGGAGATACAAGAACTCCAGTAAAAATCAACATGTTTACGGTATTCCTGAATGTAATTCTTGATCCTATCTTGATATTTGGTCTTTTTGGGCTTCCTAGACTTGGTGTTGCCGGAGCTGCTGTGGCGACTGTTTTCTCAAATACCCTCGGTTCTATAATTGGAGCATACCTTCTCTTTAGTGGAAAAGCTCCCATCCATCTAAAGTCAAGGGAGCTTAAGCCAGATTTTGAATTCTACAAGCGCATTTTCAAGGTAGGGTTGCCCTCTGGAATAGGTCAATCTGCGAACAGTTTTGGCTTTGTCATGCTTACGAGAATAATATTTGGGTTTGGGGATGTTACTTACGCTGCTTATACTATAACGACACGCTTAGTGAACTTTCTTACCAGCATTTCCAGGGGGATAAGTATGGCGATGGGAACGATGATAGCCCAGAATGTTGGTGCTGAGAAATATGAGAGGGCAAAGAAAATAGCAGAGAGAACCATGATCATCAACATCCTAATAGCTACAAGTGCTGTTGTGATTATAGGGATTCTAAGAGT
This region of Thermococcus alcaliphilus genomic DNA includes:
- a CDS encoding MATE family efflux transporter, whose protein sequence is MDGEKIQAMRQEIVEGNIEKTMLKLAYPLIINNMVQVLYNLTDTFWLGRLGTEELSAPGTAWPLVWFFMSIGMGFATAGFAFVSQYIGAKDYEKANRAAGALYSLMMFFAIFVAIFGLLIAPFALKFMKVTPEVYPFALNYIRVIFIGIPFSFTLFAFNFLLRAVGDTKTPVKINMFTVFLNIILDPLLIFGWLGFPRLGVIGAAVATMFSNSVGSLIGGYLLFKGRVGIHLTLENLKPEWDFYARIFRVGLPSSVGFSTDAFGFVVLTRIIYIYGTVAFATYTIGNRLTNFMFAIANGISQAMGTMVGQNVGAEKYERAKKIAERAMLTNLIVLTVGTAIVVAFRAQIFGFFVKDERVLAESAKFVRYFAFSLPFFGIFSAVSNVFQSSGHTKKSMILGMVRLWVLRIPLAYSLGKFMADTTGVWLGMGLSNFLAALIGFAWFLKGSWMKRIIDH
- a CDS encoding MATE family efflux transporter: MARIEEMRTEILEGNIEKTLFKLSWPLILNNLVHVLYNITDTFWLGKIGREALSAPGVSWPLIGTLMNLGQGFAVAGFAFVGQYIGAKLYDKANRAAGALYSLVLFFASLTAFIGFFITPKALEFMKVTPNVYPYALTYVRIVFLGLPFSFMGFAFSALMRATGDTRTPVKINMFTVFLNVILDPILIFGLFGLPRLGVAGAAVATVFSNTLGSIIGAYLLFSGKAPIHLKSRELKPDFEFYKRIFKVGLPSGIGQSANSFGFVMLTRIIFGFGDVTYAAYTITTRLVNFLTSISRGISMAMGTMIAQNVGAEKYERAKKIAERTMIINILIATSAVVIIGILRVPIFRVFLNDEEVIKESTVVWKYFLTSVPFFNGIFVVVNNVFRASGHTKKSMALGILRLWGLRIPLSYVLGYTLLGSSIGVFLGMGLSNVIAGLFAFVWFLKGSWMKRIID